The Desulfobulbus propionicus DSM 2032 DNA segment CATCACGGTCAGCACGCTGCCCTTGAGCTCAAACACGGATGCTTCGGTGGTGGTATCGTTAGCTTTCATGGAACGGTGCTTGTTCAAAAGAATTCAAAGTGGAATTGTATACCTATTCATTCGCCAAATCTCAAGGATACTCTGCATGTCCGCAAGAGATTCACACTCGCCCAAAAAGACCCAATGAACCACTCCTGCGCAGAGCACATCGGCGCCGCAGTTCAGGGGGCAGGACGTGGGCCAGCCCGGTCGAGGGGAAAGAAAAGGCCGAAAAGATCGATTATGAGGAAGCGGAAAAAACTGCAAATCGTCTCTTTTCCCCGTTCCCGGGGAGACTGGGGACGGCGACGGCTGGCATCAAAGACATTGGAGCCAGCCGATACTCCACATGCAGTGGCCGCAGGGTACACGACTGCCGTAGCAGTCATGCATGCCTAGGAGATTGGCATTGACCAGATCGGCACAGGGCGCCGAGGTGCAGCTCCAGCAAGGAGCGTACTCGCTGTGCCCGACCTCGATCCGAAAGGCGGTATATTCCGCTTTTTGCCAGATAGCCTCCAGCGATTCATCCTCGATGGAGCCCACAACGCGCTTGTTCACCCGGATACTGCCGTGATTGACCTGACTGGGGCAGGTGTGCCATAAAAAATGACAGGGCATGACCTTGCCGTCTTTATCGATGAAGACCGCGTCGTCGTCGATAAAGGGGCATCTCCGGTGGCCATTGGCCGGCGCGTGGAGCGGCGGCAGGAACAGATCGATCCCATGTTTGCTTGCCGTCAGCCGGGCGCGGTGAAAATGAGCCTCGATTTCTCCCATGTCGCGGTCGCTCTGCGCCACCAGATTGGGAAAATGAAGCGTGAGATCCTGTTGCTTGGCTTCCTGGCGCATGGCGTCTCCGAGTTGGACGACCAAGGCATCTGCCGCACTCTTGGAGAACTTGAGCTGCGCAACGGGCAAATCCGCCAGGTTCACCCCTTGCCCCTTGGCCGCCGCCGACCATTTGGCAAAAAGGTTGGTTGCCTCACGACTGTTGGGATTGAACAGGCTGTATTCGCCCAACGAGCCATCGTAGGAAAACAGGTGACTGACGATGATGAAATCGACCTGATGCTCGCCGGCCCATGCCACCACGTCCGACAATTGGTGCAGTGTCTCCTTGCGGAGAACCACCTCAAGGCCAATGCGAACGCGCCGCTGGCTTGCTGCTCTTGCCTGTATCAGATGGGCAATCGCCTTGGTCACCGAGGAGCGTTGATGTCCGCCCCGGTTGCGCTCCTTGTCCTCGTCCGCATCCAAACTGTCCAATGACAAGCACACGGTATCAAGCCCAGCCTCGATTAAGCGCACGGCGCGGCCGTGATTGAGCAGCAACCCATTGCTCTGGAAGCCGATGCGGCCATCAGGAGGCATCACCGCTCGGGCGAGGGCGATCATTTCTTCCAGGTCAGGGTGGAGCAGGGGCTCACCGAGCCCGTTGAGCACGAGGAATTCGGTGTGCGACAGGGAGGCGGTCGCCAGCTTTTTGAAAAGCGCCAGCGGCAGTTCCCCTTCCTCAATGCAGCTTCCCTCGGAAAATTTCAAGCACATGGGACACTGCAAGTTGCAGCGGGTGGTCAATTCAACATAGACCTTTTTCGGGTATGGGGACAGCATGATGGTCATTCAAGAAAACAATTACAATCAGACACAGGCGATCGGCTTGACGGCTTCACTAGTCGCGAAAATGATGCCCTCGGCCAGGGCGGTCTCGTCGTTCCTTGACCGAGATCAGCTGATCCCCCCCTCAACTTCGCTTTGCTTCGGCACCCGCCCCACGCACTTGACCTGACCGTCGACAACGACTGCAGGCGTAGAAAAAACGCCGAGCCTGGCAAACTCTTGAAAGTCCTTTACCTTGATGATCGTGGCCGCAATGCCTTTCGCCGCCACCGCCGCCTCCACAACCTTTTGCGTCTTTTCACAGGAAGCGCATCCTGGTCCACAGATCTTGATGTCCATATTGCTCTCCATCTGATAGCTTCAACAAAAAACCACGGCACATGCGCGCTTCTTCACCGCGCCCCTGCCCAGGCGGCATTGGCGATACAGGGAAGCCGCTCGGGCCGAAGCGTGATCGACCCGCTCCGATTTCCTCTCCACAAAGCAAGCCACATGCCTAGCCGTTCTATTTGCTTGACAAGAAAACATGGTTGATCTACCAAATGACACATGAAAAAACAACCACCGACCGACAAAGAAATGGCACTCATCGTGGCAAAGGCCAACGTCTTGAAGGCGTTGGGGCATCCCACCCGCCTGTGGATGGCGGAGCAGCTTGTTGATGGCGAAAAGTGCGTATGCGAATTGGCTGAATTCATTGATGCCGATTTTTCCACCATTTCCAAACATTTGTCGGTCCTTAAGCAGGCAGGTGTCGTCGAGGATGAAAAGCGCGGCAAGCAGGTATATTATCGTCTCAAAGTTCCCTGCGTTCTCAAGTATATGTCCTGCGTTGAAGCGGTGATCAAGACCACCGTCAAGGAGCAGGTGGAGATGCTGACCTGATCAGGTCGTTATTTTTCACCCTTTACAGGGTTAATTGACCAAACAAGCAAGGACGAGCTATGGAATGGAGAGATGAGTGGAAATATCTACTGTTGATTATCGGTGTTTTTCTCGCCTGTTTTTACCTGCCGGTGGGGATGGAGCGGTTCGACAACGCCATGCTCGAAGCCTTGCACCTCGTCAAGTGGTATGCGCGTGAGCATGTGCTGCTGTGCCTGGTACCGGCGTTTTTCATAGCCGGTGCAA contains these protein-coding regions:
- a CDS encoding thioredoxin family protein; the encoded protein is MDIKICGPGCASCEKTQKVVEAAVAAKGIAATIIKVKDFQEFARLGVFSTPAVVVDGQVKCVGRVPKQSEVEGGIS
- a CDS encoding ArsR/SmtB family transcription factor, which codes for MKKQPPTDKEMALIVAKANVLKALGHPTRLWMAEQLVDGEKCVCELAEFIDADFSTISKHLSVLKQAGVVEDEKRGKQVYYRLKVPCVLKYMSCVEAVIKTTVKEQVEMLT
- a CDS encoding radical SAM/SPASM family putative metalloenzyme maturase, which encodes MLSPYPKKVYVELTTRCNLQCPMCLKFSEGSCIEEGELPLALFKKLATASLSHTEFLVLNGLGEPLLHPDLEEMIALARAVMPPDGRIGFQSNGLLLNHGRAVRLIEAGLDTVCLSLDSLDADEDKERNRGGHQRSSVTKAIAHLIQARAASQRRVRIGLEVVLRKETLHQLSDVVAWAGEHQVDFIIVSHLFSYDGSLGEYSLFNPNSREATNLFAKWSAAAKGQGVNLADLPVAQLKFSKSAADALVVQLGDAMRQEAKQQDLTLHFPNLVAQSDRDMGEIEAHFHRARLTASKHGIDLFLPPLHAPANGHRRCPFIDDDAVFIDKDGKVMPCHFLWHTCPSQVNHGSIRVNKRVVGSIEDESLEAIWQKAEYTAFRIEVGHSEYAPCWSCTSAPCADLVNANLLGMHDCYGSRVPCGHCMWSIGWLQCL